In Sphingomonas sp. SUN019, the genomic window GCTTTGCCCGTGTCGCCACCAGAGCACTTCATCGCATCCCCCCTTCCCTCCGCCGCGCGCTTCATGCATGAATCCTGCCAACCGGTCGGTCAGCAACGTTCCGGTAACCATTAGCTGCGAGGTCGGCGACACCGATGGACACGATCACGACCCTGGAGGCAGTAGAGCCGATCCATGAAGCGCCGTTGATGGACGGCCTGTCGGTGGTGTCGATCGCCAAATCCTACGACAAGCGCGTGGTGCTGGCCGACGTGTCGGTGTCGGTCGGGCGTGGCGAGGTGGTAGGGCTGCTCGGGCCGAATGGTGCTGGCAAGACGACGTGCTTCTATTCGGTGATGGGGCTGGTGAAGCCCGATTCGGGCCGCATCATGCTCGATGGCGACGATATCACCGGCCTGCCGATGTACCGCCGCGCGATCCTCGGCCTTGGTTACCTGCCGCAGGAAACCAGCATTTTCCGCGGGCTGACGATCGAGAAGAACATCCTGACCGTGCTCGAACTGTCCGAGCCCGATCCGGCGGCGCGGCAGGCGCGGCTGAACACGTTGCTGGACGAATTCGGCCTGACGCGGCTGCGCGATGCGCCCGCGATGGCGCTGTCGGGGGGCGAACGCCGCCGTGCGGAAATCGCGCGCGCGCTGGCGGCGAATCCGTCGATCATGCTGCTCGACGAGCCGTTCGCGGGTATCGATCCGATCTCGATCGCCGACATCCGCGACCTGGTGTGCCAATTGAAGGAGCGCGGCA contains:
- the lptB gene encoding LPS export ABC transporter ATP-binding protein; translation: MDTITTLEAVEPIHEAPLMDGLSVVSIAKSYDKRVVLADVSVSVGRGEVVGLLGPNGAGKTTCFYSVMGLVKPDSGRIMLDGDDITGLPMYRRAILGLGYLPQETSIFRGLTIEKNILTVLELSEPDPAARQARLNTLLDEFGLTRLRDAPAMALSGGERRRAEIARALAANPSIMLLDEPFAGIDPISIADIRDLVCQLKERGIGVLITDHNVRETLEIVDRAYIIYDGRVLFTGSPEELVADANVRRLYLGEGFSL